From Alteribacter keqinensis, one genomic window encodes:
- a CDS encoding LVIVD repeat-containing protein gives MKQKLKVGAITSLATLMFATPALACDIDGWGKGDYEYDAGSSYRYGDEGMNEIPVMEGSKNVSFLKETAAVSLNASESGLPVTGADVYAYKGYAYMGTHRLGSGSNEGIRVFDMKDPSNPVEVAKFADNLPGTWQEKIIVKSVNTPHFKGDLAVVSVQRFNGDAEKVGTVIYDVTDPVNPIELGFWETPEAHLNGGGTHELYLTTQGNRALLLAANSGSYRRSGGEIHDFVIVDVSNPAEPQEIYQFDPKTVIPEVDQTYRFVDEHNQTRSISVHSVIADTTGKYAYLSAWDMGTVILDISNPEEAEFVGRTSYEEQVQGAAHSAALAKGGNVLIETREVFNPVRHGYEQGFGYVRIYDIKDKANPELISTFQTDNAENMTTGYPGFTVHDPKVLGNTLYLSHYFDGVRIVDITSPSNPEEIGAYVPEKSNIWGVFVHRNYILASDMETGLKVLQKTGNGNGKK, from the coding sequence ATGAAACAGAAATTGAAGGTCGGGGCTATTACGAGTTTGGCTACATTAATGTTTGCAACACCTGCTTTAGCGTGTGATATTGATGGCTGGGGAAAAGGAGATTATGAATACGATGCTGGGAGCAGTTACCGGTACGGTGATGAAGGAATGAATGAAATTCCTGTGATGGAAGGCAGTAAAAACGTGTCATTTTTAAAGGAAACAGCGGCTGTATCGTTAAACGCTTCAGAAAGCGGACTCCCCGTTACAGGGGCTGACGTATACGCTTATAAAGGTTATGCCTACATGGGAACCCACCGCCTCGGATCGGGCTCCAATGAAGGAATAAGAGTGTTCGACATGAAAGATCCTTCCAATCCTGTAGAGGTGGCGAAATTCGCAGATAATCTCCCGGGTACATGGCAGGAAAAAATCATTGTAAAGTCTGTCAATACACCTCACTTTAAGGGAGACTTGGCTGTTGTCAGTGTACAGCGATTTAATGGTGATGCAGAAAAGGTGGGGACTGTTATTTATGACGTAACAGACCCTGTTAACCCGATAGAGTTAGGGTTCTGGGAAACACCTGAAGCTCATCTTAATGGCGGCGGGACTCACGAGCTTTATTTAACTACTCAAGGAAACCGGGCGCTGCTTCTTGCGGCTAACTCGGGATCGTACAGGCGTTCAGGCGGGGAGATTCATGACTTTGTGATTGTTGATGTGAGTAATCCGGCTGAACCTCAGGAAATCTATCAATTCGATCCAAAAACGGTGATTCCAGAAGTCGATCAGACTTACCGCTTTGTAGATGAACATAATCAAACACGATCCATCAGCGTTCACAGCGTGATTGCAGATACTACAGGAAAATATGCGTATTTATCCGCTTGGGACATGGGCACGGTCATTCTTGACATCAGTAACCCGGAAGAAGCAGAATTTGTAGGACGTACTTCTTATGAAGAGCAGGTTCAAGGGGCAGCCCACTCTGCGGCTCTTGCAAAGGGCGGCAATGTGTTAATCGAAACACGTGAAGTCTTTAACCCGGTCCGCCACGGCTACGAGCAAGGGTTTGGCTATGTTCGTATCTATGATATTAAAGATAAAGCGAATCCTGAATTAATCAGCACGTTCCAAACGGATAATGCAGAAAACATGACTACAGGATACCCGGGATTCACCGTTCACGACCCTAAAGTGCTGGGAAATACGCTTTATTTGTCTCACTACTTTGACGGAGTGAGAATTGTCGACATTACCAGCCCATCTAATCCTGAAGAAATCGGAGCTTATGTACCTGAAAAGTCCAATATTTGGGGCGTATTTGTACACAGAAACTATATCTTGGCGTCTGATATGGAAACGGGATTAAAGGTCTTGCAGAAAACAGGGAACGGCAACGGGAAAAAGTGA